A genomic segment from Tuwongella immobilis encodes:
- a CDS encoding efflux RND transporter periplasmic adaptor subunit has protein sequence MTPPETVPKRRIPWGWLLLVVAVSGLAAGRVYFPGEPRAELTTVPEVDTKRVAVTVVPVTTREIVRKASTVGTLYGFEEIPISAKVDGRVMRVLHDNGDRVKPGELLVEMEPTDAQLAVEESQRAYELELARLGLKELPPPGKQINLNELPSVAKAIAEEANALGKLERVQLLRKAISQEEKQERETEVEVARTALLQAKLEAEVHLAAARQRKATLMAAQQRLKDLQIVAPTVTTSDNHPVDFAVAARKVSPGEYLRSMPGESSTLFQLILDRKLKLMASLPERYSRDIKPGLQVELRVDSLPGETVFGQVARVSPLIDRSARTFQIEVHVPNDDRRLFPGSFAKAEVTLKTAAVMTVPAESVIRFAGVSKVFVIRNDVAHEVPVVVGDSLTESRATNAPVWVEVSGKLKPGDSVVRTGQAALAEGVPVRLRVMDGPSTVAQKSERLPGTAAVMPTTTGGR, from the coding sequence ATGACCCCACCTGAAACAGTTCCCAAGCGGCGAATCCCTTGGGGATGGTTGCTGCTGGTCGTTGCGGTGTCTGGATTGGCGGCCGGTCGTGTCTATTTTCCGGGTGAGCCGCGAGCCGAACTGACGACCGTCCCCGAAGTCGATACCAAGCGAGTCGCCGTGACGGTGGTGCCCGTCACCACCCGCGAGATTGTCCGCAAGGCATCGACCGTTGGCACGCTGTACGGATTTGAAGAAATCCCCATCAGCGCCAAAGTCGATGGGCGGGTGATGCGCGTGCTGCACGACAACGGCGACCGAGTCAAGCCCGGCGAATTGCTCGTGGAAATGGAACCGACCGACGCCCAACTCGCCGTCGAAGAATCGCAACGCGCCTACGAGTTGGAATTGGCCCGTCTGGGATTGAAGGAACTCCCCCCACCGGGCAAGCAAATCAACCTCAACGAATTGCCATCGGTCGCCAAGGCGATTGCCGAGGAAGCGAACGCATTGGGGAAATTGGAGCGCGTGCAACTGCTTCGCAAAGCGATTTCGCAGGAAGAAAAGCAAGAGCGGGAAACCGAAGTCGAAGTCGCCCGCACCGCGCTGTTGCAAGCAAAGCTGGAAGCGGAAGTGCATTTGGCCGCCGCCCGGCAGCGCAAAGCGACATTGATGGCCGCCCAACAGCGACTCAAGGATTTGCAGATTGTCGCCCCGACCGTGACCACCTCGGACAATCATCCCGTCGATTTCGCAGTGGCGGCCCGCAAAGTGTCGCCCGGCGAATATCTCCGCTCCATGCCCGGCGAAAGTTCCACGCTGTTTCAGCTCATTCTCGATCGCAAATTGAAACTGATGGCGTCGTTGCCGGAACGCTACAGTCGAGACATCAAGCCGGGCTTGCAGGTCGAATTGCGAGTCGATTCGCTGCCGGGTGAGACCGTCTTTGGGCAGGTGGCGCGGGTGAGTCCGCTGATTGACCGTTCTGCGCGGACATTCCAGATCGAAGTGCATGTCCCGAATGACGATCGGCGGCTGTTCCCCGGTAGTTTCGCCAAGGCCGAAGTGACGTTGAAGACCGCTGCCGTGATGACCGTGCCTGCCGAATCGGTGATTCGCTTCGCGGGGGTGTCGAAAGTGTTTGTGATTCGCAACGACGTCGCGCACGAAGTTCCCGTTGTGGTGGGCGATAGCTTGACGGAATCGCGGGCGACGAATGCCCCGGTTTGGGTGGAAGTTTCCGGCAAATTGAAGCCGGGCGACTCGGTGGTTCGCACCGGGCAAGCCGCGCTTGCGGAAGGCGTCCCCGTGCGATTGCGGGTGATGGATGGCCCCAGCACGGTGGCCCAAAAATCCGAGCGTCTCCCCGGCACGGCTGCGGTGATGCCCACGACCACGGGAGGCCGCTAA
- a CDS encoding TetR/AcrR family transcriptional regulator, producing MSRTKSIQPETLLTAATRVILNQGISALTLDAVAKEAGVSKGGVLYSFKTKDELLQALVEYLQDQAFQQMTAFQASDPEPVGRWMRSYLAAYLFKSWPGKPEDAPAGLLVSDLERLCSALFAAIVNSPQLMQVILEHDKKQRERVEQDGVDPVEHSITMLAIDGLMMGQMLGFRPPEHLYDAIIRRLEHRTRQFPMPPSDAPADAPAEPRSNSESSPERES from the coding sequence ATGAGCCGAACGAAATCGATCCAACCGGAAACGCTGCTCACAGCCGCCACGCGGGTGATCCTGAATCAAGGAATCTCCGCGCTGACACTGGACGCCGTGGCCAAAGAAGCGGGTGTGAGCAAAGGGGGCGTGCTGTATTCGTTCAAAACCAAGGACGAACTTCTGCAAGCCCTGGTGGAATACCTGCAAGATCAAGCGTTTCAGCAGATGACGGCATTTCAGGCGAGTGACCCCGAACCCGTGGGGCGCTGGATGCGGTCGTATCTGGCAGCGTATTTGTTCAAATCGTGGCCGGGCAAGCCCGAAGATGCCCCGGCGGGATTGTTGGTTTCGGATTTGGAACGGCTTTGTTCGGCGTTGTTTGCCGCGATTGTGAACTCCCCGCAGTTGATGCAGGTGATTCTCGAACACGACAAAAAACAACGCGAACGCGTGGAGCAGGACGGGGTTGACCCGGTCGAGCATTCCATCACCATGCTCGCCATCGACGGGCTAATGATGGGGCAAATGTTGGGGTTCCGCCCGCCGGAGCATCTCTACGATGCCATCATTCGGCGATTGGAACACCGCACGCGCCAATTTCCGATGCCACCATCGGATGCACCTGCCGATGCCCCTGCGGAACCCAGATCGAATTCGGAATCGTCGCCGGAGCGCGAGTCATGA
- a CDS encoding PA0069 family radical SAM protein, with amino-acid sequence MASPPPIHGRGSADNPATRFIPLHYVRDDSPLDDDDPAPSTRFYHDASRSILSANDSPDIPFTFSVNPYRGCEHGCIYCYARPTHEYLSFSAGLDFETRILVKDDAPELLRRELDSPKWEPQPISFSGVTDCYQPVERRLQLTRRCLEVFRDFRNPVGIVTKNHLVTRDVDVLRPLAEVQAAVVLISITTLDLELARVMEPRASIPTARLRAIEQLTAAGIPTGVMVAPVIPGLTDHEMPNILKAARDAGAVAAAYVMLRLPSVVAQLFEQWLEQHFPERKEKVLGRIRELRGGELNDSNFGTRMTGVGMWADLFRNLFRVSKKKHGYPEGFPPLNCGAFQRRRPVQRFLFDTE; translated from the coding sequence ATGGCATCTCCGCCGCCGATTCATGGTCGTGGCAGTGCGGATAACCCCGCCACCCGCTTCATCCCGCTGCACTATGTTCGGGATGATTCCCCGTTGGATGACGACGATCCTGCACCCAGCACTCGTTTCTATCACGATGCGTCGCGCTCGATTCTTTCCGCAAATGATAGCCCGGATATTCCCTTTACCTTCAGTGTGAATCCCTACCGTGGCTGCGAACATGGCTGCATCTATTGCTATGCCAGACCAACTCATGAATATCTGAGTTTCTCCGCCGGACTCGACTTCGAGACGCGCATTTTGGTCAAAGACGATGCGCCGGAATTGCTCCGCCGAGAACTCGATTCCCCGAAATGGGAACCGCAGCCCATCTCATTCAGCGGTGTCACCGATTGTTACCAGCCCGTGGAACGTCGTCTGCAACTCACGCGGCGCTGCCTGGAGGTGTTTCGCGACTTTCGCAACCCCGTCGGCATCGTCACCAAGAATCATCTGGTCACCCGCGATGTGGATGTGCTGCGGCCGTTGGCGGAGGTGCAAGCGGCGGTGGTGCTGATTTCGATTACCACGCTGGATCTGGAGTTGGCCCGCGTGATGGAGCCACGGGCGAGCATCCCTACGGCACGACTGCGGGCGATCGAGCAACTGACGGCGGCGGGCATTCCCACGGGGGTGATGGTGGCCCCGGTGATTCCCGGCCTGACCGATCACGAGATGCCCAACATTCTCAAGGCGGCTCGGGATGCGGGGGCGGTCGCGGCGGCGTATGTCATGCTGCGCTTGCCGTCGGTGGTGGCCCAATTATTCGAGCAATGGCTGGAGCAACATTTCCCCGAACGCAAGGAAAAGGTGTTGGGCCGCATCCGGGAGCTTCGCGGCGGAGAGCTGAACGACAGCAACTTTGGCACCCGCATGACCGGCGTGGGGATGTGGGCCGATCTGTTCCGCAATCTCTTCCGCGTGAGCAAGAAGAAGCACGGCTACCCCGAAGGATTTCCACCGCTCAATTGCGGCGCATTTCAACGGCGGCGGCCCGTGCAGCGATTCCTCTTCGACACCGAATGA
- a CDS encoding DUF4198 domain-containing protein → MRRMVIGLFLLAMMGTATGCGGGKSQAEFTPATITVFLGGQPLPNATVILTPADPNLATDAISQGVTDDKGVAKLGAGAQNGAAIGLNRVTVNEGPVPEEARSENPDEQLKAAQFMAKLKNRPIPPRYGNVVQGKLELEIKKGQTEYKLELTR, encoded by the coding sequence ATGCGGCGAATGGTGATCGGGTTGTTCCTGTTGGCGATGATGGGAACGGCAACTGGCTGCGGCGGCGGCAAGTCCCAAGCGGAATTCACTCCCGCCACCATCACGGTGTTCCTGGGCGGACAACCCCTGCCCAACGCCACCGTGATTCTGACCCCGGCTGACCCGAATTTGGCGACCGATGCCATTTCTCAAGGCGTCACCGATGACAAGGGCGTGGCCAAACTCGGAGCCGGCGCACAAAACGGGGCCGCCATCGGTCTGAATCGCGTTACCGTGAACGAGGGGCCGGTCCCCGAAGAAGCCCGCAGCGAAAACCCCGACGAGCAATTGAAAGCCGCTCAATTCATGGCCAAGCTGAAGAATCGACCCATCCCGCCCCGATACGGCAACGTCGTGCAAGGCAAGTTGGAATTGGAAATCAAGAAGGGACAAACCGAGTACAAACTCGAACTGACTCGCTGA
- a CDS encoding DUF4198 domain-containing protein produces the protein MRFVVVMLLGLIGLGMLLPGCAPTPPEIVSVRGTVTLNGKPLPGAEVQFVPMIQGFGGEYIATALTDDQGRYELKVLGKSGACACENRVTVSEGPLPEDARGQSAASQMRATRFLAALKNRPIPDKYTNLAQSPLKVEVKLGQSEYPLELMR, from the coding sequence ATGCGGTTTGTTGTTGTGATGCTCTTGGGATTGATCGGTTTGGGCATGCTGCTGCCCGGGTGTGCCCCGACTCCTCCCGAGATTGTTTCGGTCCGCGGAACGGTGACGCTCAACGGCAAGCCGCTCCCCGGAGCCGAGGTGCAATTTGTGCCCATGATCCAAGGCTTCGGTGGGGAATATATCGCCACTGCGTTGACCGACGATCAAGGACGATACGAATTGAAAGTCCTGGGCAAATCCGGTGCCTGTGCCTGTGAAAATCGGGTAACTGTCTCCGAAGGACCATTGCCGGAAGACGCTCGCGGGCAATCGGCGGCGTCTCAAATGCGGGCCACCCGATTTCTCGCAGCGCTCAAAAATCGGCCAATCCCCGACAAGTACACCAACTTGGCCCAATCCCCGCTCAAGGTGGAAGTCAAGCTGGGACAGTCGGAGTATCCGTTGGAATTAATGCGATAA